One region of Triticum aestivum cultivar Chinese Spring chromosome 6B, IWGSC CS RefSeq v2.1, whole genome shotgun sequence genomic DNA includes:
- the LOC123134972 gene encoding cinnamoyl-CoA reductase 1-like encodes MVPRTQCTDHTSSIHCSAAAATSKGKFVLTRAVNQQIFLASTHRLNTVVTMPSIDKATDNGELKQRQPEQELVCVTGAGGFIGSWVVKELLLRGYRVRGTARDPADRKNAHLLAVEGAEERLTLCRADVLDYNGLRAAFRGCHGVFHVASPVSNDPDLVPVAVEGTRNVIRAAADAGVQRVVFTSSYGAVHMDPNRSPDVVLDETCWSDYEYCKNTGNLYCCAKMMAEITAAEEAAKRGLELAVVVPSMTMGPMLQQSLNFSSSHVARYLTGAKPTYPNAVAAYTDVRDVARAHVLVYEHPNAHGRYLCIGAVLHRAYFLELLGDLFPQYHITAKCEDDGKPMAKPYKFSNLRLRELGLEFTPLRQSLYETVTCLQKKGHLRLPIVPIAQKRAYL; translated from the exons ATGGTGCCGCGGACTCAATGTACAGACCACACAAGCTCGATCCAttgctcagcagcagcagcaacaagcaAAGGCAAATTTGTACTAACCCGTGCAGTCAACCAGCAAATCTTTCTTGCGTCCACGCATCGGCTGAACACCGTGGTCACCATGCCGTCGATCGACAAGGCCACCGACAACGGCGAGCTGAAGCAGAGGCAGCCGGAGCAGGAGCTGGTCTGCGTCACGGGGGCCGGAGGCTTCATCGGCTCCTGGGTCGTGAAGGAGCTCCTCCTCCGTGGCTACCGCGTGAGAGGGACCGCCAGGGACCCCG CTGACCGCAAGAACGCGCACCTGCTGGCGGTGGAGGGGGCGGAGGAGAGGCTCACCTTGTGCCGCGCCGACGTCCTCGACTACAACGGCCTTCGCGCCGCCTTCCGCGGCTGCCATGGCGTCTTCCACGTTGCCTCCCCTGTCTCCAACGACCCC GACCTCGTGCCGGTCGCCGTTGAGGGCACAAGAAACGTGATCAGAGCGGCAGCGGACGCGGGTGTGCAGCGCGTGGTGTTCACTTCGTCCTACGGCGCCGTGCACATGGACCCCAACCGCAGCCCGGACGTCGTGCTCGACGAGACGTGCTGGAGCGACTACGAGTACTGTAAAAACACAGGG AACCTGTACTGCTGCGCCAAGATGATGGCGGAGATCACGGCGgcagaggaggcggccaagaggggccTGGAGCTGGCAGTGGTGGTGCCGTCTATGACCATGGGCCCCATGCTGCAGCAGTCACTCAACTTCAGTAGCAGCCACGTCGCCCGCTACCTCACCGGCGCCAAACCCACCTACCCTAACGCCGTCGCTGCCTACACCGACGTCCGTGACGTCGCCCGGGCCCATGTCCTCGTCTACGAGCACCCCAACGCACACGGCCGGTACCTCTGCATCGGCGCCGTGCTACACCGCGCATACTTCCTCGAGCTCCTTGGCGACCTCTTCCCGCAGTACCACATAACCGCCAA GTGCGAAGATGACGGCAAGCCCATGGCGAAGCCTTACAAGTTCTCAAACCTGAGGCTGAGGGAGCTGGGGTTGGAGTTCACTCCGCTGAGGCAAAGCTTGTACGAGACAGTGACGTGCTTGCAGAAAAAGGGTCACCTGCGTCTCCCCATTGTTCCCATAGCACAGAAGCGCGCGTACTTGTAA
- the LOC123134973 gene encoding cinnamoyl-CoA reductase 1, with protein MPSIDKVTDNGEMKQRQPEQQQPSMTMGPMLQQPLNFSSSHVARYLTGAKPTYPTAVAAYTDVRDVARAHVLVYEHPDAHGRYLCIGAVLHRAHFLQLVGDLFPHYNITAKCEEDGKPMAKPYKFSNRRLRDLGLEFTPLWGSLYETVTCLQKKGHLPLPIVPMATKRAYL; from the exons ATGCCGTCGATTGACAAGGTCACCGACAACGGAGAGATGAAGCAGCggcagccagagcagcagcagccgtCCATGACCATGGGCCCCATGCTGCAGCAGCCGCTCAACTTCAGCAGCAGCCACGTCGCGCGCTACCTCACCGGCGCCAAGCCCACCTACCCCACCGCAGTCGCCGCGTACACCGACGTTCGTGACGTCGCCCGCGCCCACGTCCTTGTCTATGAGCACCCCGACGCACACGGCCGCTACCTTTGCATCGGCGCCGTGCTGCACCGCGCCCACTTCCTCCAGCTCGTCGGCGACCTCTTCCCTCACTACAACATAACCGCCAA GTGCGAAGAGGACGGCAAACCCATGGCGAAGCCGTACAAGTTCTCGAACCGGAGGCTGAGGGACCTAGGATTGGAGTTCACTCCACTATGGGGAAGTTTGTACGAGACGGTGACTTGCTTGCAGAAGAAGGGCCACCTGCCTCTGCCCATTGTTCCCATGGCAACAAAGCGTGCCTACTTGTAA
- the LOC123134974 gene encoding uncharacterized protein, whose protein sequence is MGKKSRRRRVPSSRHHRPFVGSCVPWVMLDRIAHRTKGGGDRVVRDEVADGTLSEISSTCTGKPIAVSLRVAEPPEVSRLYLHWPDGLRPEMRDVNRPTVIAAHGDSILFETYVPLDACGLSTTSYPIDYFVYTAPSRPKIGSPSLLWRLPTCFENGRVDAAMTDHYCKPYLSRDQRAMWRGNIGLLCRGDGGFTVANLAVGVQQPCLCLGEFSVLHHTPAETEMKWEVKQLPAPVPCDGHDGPPNLLIGGRPCSWETDIVIPFEFDGRHFLCWVDLYLGLMFVDVTAKHPPPPRYARLPVELDQRRLYIDAGAPDPARRVCVTDACIMQLISINNDAGRSVLDRSCSAFSISTWTLELETMQWHKVVAIRSDKFWAAIDTDKRLPRLLPEFPTMSMVDPDDVCFTLEDRYHNFWLVNVDIKNKVLGAVALYINEEEEEEEGCTAGVFYGNSFITSQFTRYMDKDAIKSLEMSKKLQRAKQERVMEKMD, encoded by the coding sequence ATGGGAAAGAAGTCCCGTCGACGTCGTGTTCCATCCTCCCGCCACCACCGGCCGTTCGTCGGCTCTTGCGTTCCCTGGGTGATGCTGGACCGAATCGCCCACCGCACCAAGGGGGGCGGGGATCGGGTCGTTCGGGACGAGGTGGCCGACGGCACGCTGTCGGAGATCTCATCCACCTGCACGGGCAAGCCCATCGCCGTCTCCCTCCGGGTCGCGGAGCCCCCGGAGGTGTCCCGCCTCTACCTCCACTGGCCGGACGGGCTCAGGCCGGAGATGAGGGACGTGAACAGGCCAACCGTCATCGCGGCGCATGGCGACTCGATACTCTTCGAGACGTACGTCCCCCTCGACGCATGCGGCCTTAGCACCACCAGTTACCCCATCGACTATTTCGTCTACACGGCCCCCTCCCGCCCCAAGATCGGGTCCCCATCGCTCCTCTGGCGACTACCGACATGCTTCGAGAACGGCCGGGTGGACGCTGCTATGACGGATCACTACTGCAAGCCGTACCTGAGTCGTGATCAACGGGCAATGTGGCGCGGAAACATCGGTCTCCTGTGCCGTGGCGACGGTGGGTTCACGGTGGCGAACCTCGCGGTGGGCGTTCAACAGCCGTGCCTCTGTCTCGGTGAGTTCTCGGTGCTGCACCATACGCCCGCGGAGACGGAGATGAAGTGGGAGGTCAAGCAGCTGCCAGCGCCAGTGCCTTGTGACGGCCATGACGGCCCCCCGAACCTTTTGATCGGTGGTCGTCCCTGCTCCTGGGAAACTGACATTGTCATCCCCTTTGAATTTGATGGTCGCCATTTCTTGTGCTGGGTCGACCTCTATCTGGGCTTGATGTTTGTGGACGTCACCGCCAAACATCCACCGCCGCCGCGTTACGCCCGGTTACCCGTGGAGCTGGATCAACGTCGTCTCTACATCGACGCCGGGGCCCCTGACCCAGCCCGCCGCGTCTGCGTCACCGACGCATGCATTATGCAGCTCATTAGCATCAACAACGACGCAGGACGCAGCGTGCTCGACCGCTCGTGTTCTGCTTTCAGCATCTCAACCTGGACCTTAGAGTTAGAGACGATGCAATGGCACAAGGTCGTCGCCATCAGATCCGACAAATTCTGGGCCGCTATTGACACAGACAAGCGTCTTCCACGCCTCCTGCCAGAGTTTCCAACCATGAGCATGGTTGATCCTGATGATGTTTGCTTCACGTTGGAGGATAGGTACCACAATTTCTGGCTGGTAAACGTCGACATTAAGAACAAGGTCCTGGGGGCTGTCGCGCTCTAcatcaacgaagaagaagaagaagaggaaggatgcACCGCTGGTGTGTTCTATGGCAACTCCTTTATCACCAGTCAGTTCACCAGGTACATGGATAAGGATGCTATCAAAAGTCTTGAAATGAGCAAGAAATTGCAGCGAGCAAAACAGGAGCGGGTCATGGAAAAGATGGACTAA
- the LOC123134975 gene encoding cinnamoyl-CoA reductase 1: protein MQSSSKAAGGNGDGKHLVCVTGAGSFIGSWVVKELLLRGYRVRGTARDPADRKNAHLLALDGAKERLTLCRANVLHYDGLHDVFRGCHGVFHVASPVSNDPELVPTAVEGTRNVINAAADAGVRRVVFTSSYGAVHMDPNRSPDTVLDESCWSDYDYCKQTGNLYCCAKMMAEVAATEEAAKRGLELAVVVPAVTIGPSLQQTLNYSTDHVARFLMGTKPAYQNTVTGYIDVRDVARAHALVYEHPDARGHRYLCVSAVLHRIDFVGLLRDLYPQYPVTAKYEDNGKPTVSPYRFSNQRLRDLGLEFTNMRTSFYDTVICLQSRGHIPVIVPRQRACL, encoded by the exons ATGCAGTCCAGCTCCAAGGCGGCCGGCGGTAATGGCGACGGGAAGCACTTGGTTTGCGTGACGGGGGCGGGGAGCTTCATCGGCTCGTGGGTGGTGAAGGAGCTCCTCCTCCGTGGCTACCGCGTCAGGGGAACCGCCAGGGATCCCG CTGACCGCAAGAACGCGCATTTGCTGGCGCTGGATGGCGCCAAGGAGAGGCTCACCCTGTGCCGTGCCAATGTGCTCCACTATGACGGCCTCCACGACGTGTTCCGGGGATGTCACGGCGTCTTCCACGTCGCCTCCCCGGTCTCCAACGATCCT GAGCTCGTGCCGACGGCCGTGGAGGGAACGAGGAACGTGATCAACGCCGCGGCAGACGCGGGTGTGCGGCGCGTGGTGTTCACTTCCTCCTATGGCGCCGTGCACATGGACCCCAACCGGAGCCCCGACACCGTCCTCGACGAGTCGTGCTGGAGCGACTATGACTACTGCAAACAAACCGGC AACCTGTACTGCTGCGCCAAGAtgatggcggaggtcgcggcgacgGAGGAGGCGGCTAAGAGGGGACTGGAGCTGGCCGTGGTTGTGCCCGCCGTGACGATCGGTCCCTCCCTACAGCAGACACTCAACTATAGCACCGACCACGTCGCCCGCTTCCTCATGGGCACCAAGCCGGCCTACCAGAACACCGTCACCGGCTACATTGATGTCCGGGACGTCGCTCGCGCGCACGCTCTCGTCTACGAGCACCCCGACGCCCGCGGCCATCGCTACCTCTGCGTCAGCGCCGTGCTGCACCGCATCGACTTCGTCGGACTCCTCAGGGACCTCTACCCGCAGTACCCCGTCACGGCCAAGTATGAAGACAACGGTAAGCCGACAGTGAGTCCGTACAGGTTTTCGAACCAAAGGCTCAGGGACTTGGGGCTGGAGTTCACTAACATGAGGACAAGCTTCTACGACACTGTGATATGCCTGCAGAGCAGGGGTCATATCCCCGTCATCGTGCCACGTCAGCGTGCATGCTTGTAA